One window from the genome of Candidatus Synechococcus calcipolaris G9 encodes:
- a CDS encoding trypsin-like peptidase domain-containing protein: protein MAIIQSKKEIVCDPVNECAEKIGKQYLPCVRPIYGSTITGVPQLIGTCFLMRWKNTSFLVTAAHVIDENESSTLYVGVRDTLVEIVGDFHATNKPMAQRSNDRYDFAFLKVTKQFHATLGDVSYIECNAISQKQVDSHGRVYMAMGYPASQNKKVNVVEKSLKPKIWKYWSTAASMTNLAQELDVSGSDHVFITYNHKQSRNFEGSIINSIKPHGASGGVLIDLGMLGLKNLAPDFECAGLVAGVLIEEHKNHNAIVAVKIGPVLDAMEKHAL from the coding sequence ATGGCGATCATCCAGTCTAAAAAAGAGATCGTGTGCGATCCTGTGAATGAATGTGCTGAGAAGATTGGTAAGCAATACCTACCATGTGTAAGGCCGATCTATGGGAGCACAATCACAGGCGTTCCCCAGCTAATTGGAACTTGCTTTCTCATGCGGTGGAAAAATACGTCTTTTCTTGTCACCGCGGCGCACGTCATTGATGAGAATGAGTCGTCAACGCTGTATGTAGGAGTTCGCGACACGCTTGTTGAAATCGTCGGTGATTTCCACGCCACTAACAAGCCCATGGCGCAGCGAAGTAACGACCGTTACGATTTTGCCTTTCTAAAGGTGACGAAACAATTTCATGCAACATTAGGAGATGTTTCATACATTGAATGTAATGCAATTTCTCAGAAGCAGGTAGATTCTCATGGTCGTGTGTATATGGCAATGGGCTACCCTGCTTCGCAAAACAAGAAGGTTAATGTAGTAGAGAAATCTCTAAAGCCCAAGATTTGGAAATATTGGTCTACGGCAGCTTCCATGACCAATCTAGCACAGGAGCTTGACGTCAGCGGCTCGGATCACGTGTTCATTACATACAACCACAAGCAATCTCGCAATTTCGAGGGAAGCATAATTAACTCCATAAAGCCGCATGGAGCTAGTGGTGGTGTGCTCATCGACCTTGGAATGCTGGGACTAAAGAATTTGGCACCCGATTTCGAGTGCGCCGGACTTGTTGCAGGTGTGCTTATTGAGGAGCATAAAAACCATAACGCTATCGTTGCGGTGAAAATTGGGCCTGTCCTTGATGCTATGGAGAAACATGCGCTCTAA
- a CDS encoding V4R domain-containing protein, producing MTSTLPKRPHHLQAAHPQRRHHFSLKDFFEYDSSLGSITDWHQSRQVLVTEDFVIGLVQGLEEEVGSASGLVMYKVGEVWGQKDAQVFQKHFEQEYERELRRTALTFLLEAWWWPFVSEGWGNWEVDLTEQRNGFMFINIFDSVVARTLGDVGKPVCYLYAGLFAGFFTELIQKPLGCIEIQCYAMGETYCKFLVGKQDRIDAATFWQNEGATTRDIEKRLRQGELIKK from the coding sequence ATGACATCGACCCTTCCAAAGCGACCGCACCATCTCCAGGCAGCCCACCCCCAGCGGCGGCATCACTTTAGCCTCAAGGACTTTTTTGAGTACGACTCTAGCCTGGGTAGCATTACCGACTGGCATCAATCTCGTCAGGTATTGGTCACGGAAGATTTTGTGATTGGACTTGTTCAGGGCCTCGAAGAAGAAGTGGGTTCTGCCTCCGGCTTAGTGATGTACAAAGTTGGGGAGGTGTGGGGACAAAAGGATGCCCAGGTTTTCCAAAAACATTTTGAACAGGAGTACGAACGAGAACTCCGCCGCACGGCCCTAACGTTCCTCCTAGAAGCCTGGTGGTGGCCCTTTGTCAGTGAAGGTTGGGGCAACTGGGAAGTGGATCTGACCGAGCAACGAAATGGTTTTATGTTCATTAATATTTTTGATTCCGTCGTGGCCCGTACCCTAGGGGATGTGGGCAAGCCGGTATGTTATCTCTATGCAGGTTTGTTTGCCGGATTTTTTACGGAACTCATTCAAAAGCCCCTAGGTTGTATTGAAATCCAATGTTATGCCATGGGTGAAACCTATTGCAAATTTTTAGTGGGGAAACAGGATCGGATTGATGCCGCTACCTTTTGGCAAAACGAAGGGGCGACCACCCGAGATATTGAAAAACGCCTGCGTCAAGGAGAATTAATTAAAAAGTGA
- a CDS encoding allophycocyanin, whose protein sequence is MLKQLNRLALDADGRYATASELAFLKDYLATIEPRISAYQKIREEGEIMADKIQARQKAQNVNCFTFNNQDQSSICRRDLVNAIRLSATAVLFGELDLLRDNFLLWYRTIVKAFNYENMARSTYGKILPELMKALLDPAENKVTQPVLQLNASILSD, encoded by the coding sequence ATGTTAAAACAACTGAATCGTTTAGCCCTCGATGCCGATGGCCGCTATGCCACGGCCAGTGAGCTTGCTTTTCTTAAGGACTACTTGGCCACCATTGAACCGCGCATCAGTGCATACCAGAAGATCCGCGAAGAAGGTGAGATTATGGCGGATAAAATTCAAGCCCGTCAGAAAGCCCAAAATGTGAATTGCTTTACCTTCAATAACCAGGATCAATCCTCCATTTGCCGTCGGGATTTGGTGAATGCCATTCGTTTGAGTGCAACTGCCGTTCTTTTTGGTGAACTGGATCTATTGCGGGATAATTTTCTGCTGTGGTATCGCACCATTGTCAAGGCTTTTAACTATGAAAATATGGCCCGCTCCACCTACGGAAAGATTTTGCCCGAATTGATGAAGGCCCTGCTTGATCCCGCAGAAAATAAAGTGACTCAGCCCGTTCTCCAACTTAATGCGTCTATCCTATCGGATTAG
- a CDS encoding allophycocyanin, which translates to MLNQLNRLAIETDGRYASVSELKFVKDYLASIDLRISAYEKIRDAEDQIVDHIETQLKSHNPKFFQKGKQDYSDICRRDRKSVLRLSTTAMLFADLDSLRDGFLLWYRTIIKAFKDEKAAQVTYKLLPAVVTKVLTPEENKLIEPTLELSRSILGE; encoded by the coding sequence ATGTTGAATCAGTTAAATCGTCTCGCAATTGAAACCGATGGTCGGTATGCCAGTGTATCGGAACTAAAGTTCGTCAAAGATTACCTGGCATCCATCGACCTACGGATTAGTGCCTATGAAAAAATCCGCGATGCTGAGGATCAAATCGTTGATCACATTGAAACTCAGTTAAAGTCCCATAACCCCAAGTTTTTTCAAAAGGGTAAACAGGACTACAGTGATATTTGTCGCCGCGATCGCAAAAGTGTATTGCGTTTATCTACAACGGCCATGCTGTTTGCGGATCTCGATTCCCTGCGGGATGGCTTTTTACTCTGGTATCGCACGATTATTAAAGCTTTTAAGGATGAAAAAGCAGCCCAAGTGACCTATAAACTCCTCCCTGCTGTTGTCACCAAAGTATTAACCCCAGAGGAAAATAAGTTGATAGAGCCGACATTAGAACTCAGTCGCTCCATTCTTGGGGAATAA
- a CDS encoding DUF29 domain-containing protein produces MQTQAESIALYDTDFYGWIQEQGALLRSGKFDQLDLQHLIEEIDSLGRQEQRELRNRLGILLGHLLKWHYQPKGRSKSWRATIGEQRRRILEHLSENPSLKPYLATAIAKAYGDGLDLVDRETPLNPQELPRTCPFSQAQIFEESIEWP; encoded by the coding sequence ATGCAGACCCAGGCTGAATCTATCGCACTCTATGACACCGACTTCTATGGGTGGATCCAGGAGCAGGGGGCACTCCTCCGCTCAGGGAAATTTGACCAACTCGACCTTCAGCATCTCATTGAGGAAATTGACTCTTTGGGCAGACAGGAGCAGCGGGAACTTCGGAATCGCCTGGGCATTTTGCTCGGTCATCTGCTGAAATGGCACTATCAACCCAAGGGTCGCAGCAAAAGTTGGCGGGCCACTATAGGAGAGCAGCGACGACGGATTTTAGAACATCTTAGCGAAAACCCAAGTCTGAAACCTTATCTAGCTACGGCGATCGCCAAAGCCTATGGGGATGGACTTGATTTGGTTGACCGAGAAACACCCCTGAACCCCCAAGAGCTACCTCGAACCTGTCCATTTTCCCAGGCTCAAATCTTTGAGGAATCGATAGAATGGCCCTAG
- a CDS encoding DUF29 domain-containing protein: MQTQAELTTLYNTDFYGWIQEQGALLRARKFDQLDLAHLIEEIESLGRQEQRELRNRLGILLGHLLKWHYQPKGRSKSWRATIREQRQEIRRHLKENPSLKPYLEEAITIGYEKGLHLVDRETPLDPQELPPSCPFSQIQIFEEPID; encoded by the coding sequence ATGCAAACCCAGGCTGAATTGACTACGCTCTATAACACCGACTTCTATGGGTGGATCCAGGAGCAGGGGGCACTTCTCCGCGCCAGGAAATTTGATCAACTCGACCTTGCCCATCTCATTGAGGAAATTGAGTCTTTGGGTAGACAGGAGCAGCGGGAACTTCGGAATCGCCTGGGCATTTTGCTCGGTCATCTGCTGAAATGGCACTATCAACCCAAGGGTCGCTCCAAGAGTTGGCGGGCCACCATACGGGAGCAGCGACAGGAGATTCGCCGTCATCTCAAAGAGAATCCCAGTTTGAAACCCTATCTAGAGGAAGCAATCACGATTGGATACGAGAAGGGACTTCATCTAGTGGATCGGGAAACGCCCCTGGATCCCCAAGAGTTACCCCCATCCTGTCCATTTTCTCAGATTCAAATCTTTGAGGAGCCGATAGATTGA
- a CDS encoding DUF4278 domain-containing protein codes for MMKLTYRGTHYDYIPPALTTQATDVVAKYRGWEYRCTKVVNPPAQPEKDLTYRGVEYHTGEATAPVRPVAAVSSVTESPVDMPATQPNVTAMSRSLMMAHHQMIKNREQSLLTRLVNEMGVPVDASHYWNQIQGKINPGFRISYDRSHATMS; via the coding sequence ATGATGAAACTTACCTATCGCGGCACACACTACGACTACATTCCCCCGGCCTTAACCACCCAGGCGACGGATGTCGTTGCCAAATATCGGGGCTGGGAATACCGTTGCACTAAAGTTGTGAACCCTCCGGCTCAACCGGAAAAGGATCTCACCTATCGCGGTGTAGAATATCATACCGGTGAGGCCACGGCTCCAGTGCGTCCAGTGGCGGCCGTCTCCTCCGTGACAGAATCCCCCGTGGATATGCCGGCAACTCAACCTAACGTTACGGCAATGAGTCGTTCCCTAATGATGGCCCATCATCAGATGATCAAAAATCGGGAGCAATCTCTTTTAACTCGTTTGGTGAATGAAATGGGTGTCCCCGTGGATGCATCCCATTACTGGAATCAGATTCAGGGCAAGATCAATCCTGGCTTTCGGATCAGCTACGATCGCAGTCATGCCACAATGAGCTAA
- a CDS encoding TldD/PmbA family protein: MFLHPSPNLPMTNVSLPLDFLEDASQELAQFLIRQLSPGEHLSLDVMGETSQFIRFNHSRVRQIGTVEDGSITLKYSYQERTSEATIPFTGDRPRDQQLAGDALTLLRQETAQLPVDPYLTPPENHGSSQEIYHGQLLAADQVVDVLLSGVEDLDFTGIYSGGTIFRGNYNSAGQHHWFATTTYCLDYSLFTAAGKAVKATLAGSQWQPEQYAEQLKRGRYQLRQLEEPVKILPPGRYRTYLAPAATAELVGMLSWGAVSESSLRQGQSALFPLTQGQHLSPLITLQENFSQGTVPRFNSEGEIAPMELAIIEQGILKTFLINRRTAEEYQLVSNGANTSESLRSPQLLPGTLANQDILTALDTGLYLSNLHYLNWSDRPKGFMTGMTRYACFWVEKGEIIAPIQDLRFDESLYRFWGESLINLTDETEWIPHTDTYERRSLGGSLVPGMLVADFNFTL, encoded by the coding sequence ATGTTTCTCCACCCATCCCCCAACTTGCCCATGACCAACGTGTCCCTGCCCCTAGATTTCCTTGAAGATGCCAGTCAAGAGCTTGCTCAATTTCTGATCCGTCAGTTAAGCCCTGGGGAACATTTATCCCTGGATGTGATGGGTGAAACTAGCCAGTTTATTCGCTTTAACCATTCCCGTGTTCGCCAGATCGGAACCGTTGAGGATGGGTCAATCACCCTGAAATATAGTTACCAAGAACGCACCAGCGAAGCAACCATTCCCTTTACCGGCGATCGCCCCAGGGATCAACAGTTAGCAGGAGATGCCCTCACCCTACTTCGCCAAGAAACAGCCCAATTGCCGGTGGACCCCTACTTGACCCCGCCGGAAAATCATGGCTCAAGTCAGGAAATCTATCACGGCCAATTACTAGCAGCGGATCAAGTGGTGGACGTGCTGTTGTCTGGGGTTGAAGATTTGGATTTTACTGGAATTTATAGTGGCGGTACGATTTTTCGTGGTAACTATAATTCGGCGGGGCAGCACCACTGGTTTGCGACAACAACCTATTGCCTAGATTATTCTCTCTTTACCGCAGCAGGAAAGGCCGTAAAAGCCACCCTAGCGGGAAGCCAATGGCAGCCTGAACAGTATGCCGAGCAACTGAAACGGGGCCGCTATCAACTTCGCCAACTGGAAGAACCCGTGAAAATCCTGCCCCCGGGCCGGTATCGTACCTATCTGGCTCCGGCCGCCACCGCTGAACTTGTGGGAATGCTCTCCTGGGGAGCCGTCAGTGAAAGCTCCTTGCGCCAGGGCCAAAGTGCCCTATTCCCGCTCACCCAGGGGCAACATCTATCCCCGCTGATCACGCTTCAGGAAAATTTTAGCCAGGGTACGGTACCTCGCTTTAATTCGGAAGGAGAGATCGCCCCCATGGAGTTAGCCATTATTGAGCAGGGAATCCTCAAAACCTTTTTAATCAATCGCCGCACTGCCGAGGAGTACCAATTGGTTTCCAATGGAGCCAATACTAGCGAAAGTCTGCGATCGCCGCAGCTATTGCCGGGAACTCTGGCAAACCAAGACATCTTGACCGCCCTAGATACGGGACTATACCTGAGTAATTTACACTACCTCAACTGGAGCGATCGCCCCAAGGGATTCATGACCGGCATGACCCGCTATGCCTGCTTCTGGGTGGAAAAGGGAGAAATTATTGCCCCCATTCAAGACCTACGATTTGATGAGAGCCTGTATCGCTTTTGGGGCGAAAGCTTAATCAATTTAACCGATGAGACGGAATGGATTCCCCATACAGATACCTATGAACGCCGATCCCTAGGGGGCAGCTTAGTTCCGGGAATGCTCGTGGCAGACTTTAATTTTACGCTCTAA
- a CDS encoding DUF4359 domain-containing protein codes for MNPKRLTLILAGIGMIGVGLVAGLTNPTLEHYQSTASEEIASLLIREVCPGLHKNPTAIASFLQEGCQALSQGNTREIEDYIAYNTRHYNLGVASLFVTELPVQSIWTLGLFGQFLVLNALGPR; via the coding sequence ATGAACCCTAAAAGACTCACCCTAATCCTTGCTGGCATCGGGATGATCGGTGTCGGCCTGGTTGCGGGGCTGACCAATCCCACCCTAGAACACTATCAATCCACCGCCAGTGAGGAAATTGCCTCATTACTCATTCGGGAGGTCTGTCCAGGATTACACAAAAATCCAACGGCGATCGCCAGTTTTCTCCAAGAAGGGTGCCAGGCCCTTTCCCAGGGCAACACCCGCGAGATTGAGGATTACATTGCCTACAATACCCGTCACTATAATCTTGGAGTTGCCAGTCTTTTCGTCACAGAGTTGCCCGTGCAATCCATCTGGACTCTGGGCCTGTTTGGCCAATTTTTGGTTTTGAATGCCCTGGGGCCGCGCTAA
- a CDS encoding ABC transporter substrate-binding protein: MIKRCDRWVWQRWISLFLLFVLTACTPSLGDRALGDGEARGQTVVIGTTARLRTLDPADAYEVLAGTLLYNLGDRLYTYKSGTTELIPQLATALPEVSEDGLTYRIPLRQDVTFHDGTPFNAAAMVFSLKRFMESGGQPSALLAGKIAEIRAIADYDLELRLTQPFVALPELLTFSGLCAVSPTAYGDQETFLPTQFVGTGPFRLVYYGTDSIRLEPFQNYWGEPAQNPGVSIQIFSSSANLYNSFRTGSIDIAAGALDPNQIKALSQQQSDHPWREITGSGNIISVLSINLRQPPWDQQPARQALAASINRQRLQERVFLGQAEPLYSLVPTIFPASQPDFQQYGPTTPETAQRWTTQAGFSGDRPLVVNLWYRANVPSNVLAATVLKASLERDLGDLVQVQLDSSESATIYRNLDTGAYPLVLLDWYGDFFDPDNYLEPFLSCDAGSATDGCTSGASFAWGSFFYSPEANQLIDQSRTEADPDRRNALFQALQQLNAEQVAFIPLWENKNHLFAQENIEGLQLEVTQSFAFSTLSKQPTP, translated from the coding sequence ATGATTAAACGCTGCGATCGCTGGGTTTGGCAACGCTGGATTTCTCTGTTTCTTCTGTTTGTGCTAACGGCCTGTACACCCTCTTTGGGGGACAGGGCTTTGGGGGATGGGGAGGCTAGGGGGCAAACCGTTGTCATTGGCACAACGGCCCGATTGCGTACCCTGGACCCAGCGGATGCCTACGAAGTCTTGGCGGGAACTTTACTTTATAATTTGGGCGATCGCCTCTATACCTATAAAAGCGGGACCACCGAACTGATTCCCCAGCTGGCTACGGCCCTACCGGAGGTGAGCGAGGATGGCTTGACCTATCGGATTCCCCTGCGCCAAGATGTCACATTCCATGATGGGACTCCCTTTAATGCCGCCGCAATGGTTTTTTCCCTGAAGCGTTTTATGGAGAGTGGGGGCCAACCTTCGGCCCTACTAGCGGGCAAAATTGCCGAGATCAGGGCGATCGCTGACTATGACCTAGAACTACGCCTGACCCAACCCTTTGTTGCCCTGCCAGAACTCTTAACCTTTAGTGGTCTCTGTGCCGTTTCCCCCACTGCCTATGGTGATCAGGAAACCTTTCTTCCCACCCAGTTTGTGGGTACGGGGCCCTTCCGCCTCGTTTATTATGGTACCGATAGTATTCGCCTGGAACCGTTTCAAAACTATTGGGGCGAACCGGCCCAAAATCCAGGGGTGAGTATTCAAATTTTCTCTAGCAGTGCCAACCTCTACAATTCCTTCCGCACAGGTTCCATTGATATAGCGGCGGGAGCCTTAGATCCCAATCAAATTAAAGCCCTAAGTCAGCAACAGAGCGACCATCCCTGGCGGGAGATCACGGGATCCGGCAATATTATTTCCGTTCTGAGCATTAATTTACGCCAACCGCCCTGGGATCAACAGCCCGCCCGACAGGCCCTAGCGGCAAGTATTAATCGTCAACGACTACAGGAGCGAGTTTTTCTGGGGCAAGCGGAACCCCTCTATTCGTTGGTTCCCACGATTTTTCCCGCCAGCCAACCCGACTTTCAGCAGTACGGCCCAACCACGCCGGAAACGGCCCAACGGTGGACGACCCAGGCTGGTTTTTCCGGCGATCGCCCCCTGGTTGTCAATCTTTGGTATCGGGCCAATGTGCCCAGTAATGTTTTAGCCGCCACGGTTCTCAAGGCTTCCCTAGAGCGGGATTTAGGTGATCTGGTGCAGGTGCAACTGGATAGTTCCGAGTCTGCTACCATTTACCGAAACTTGGATACGGGGGCCTATCCCCTAGTGCTATTGGACTGGTATGGTGATTTTTTTGATCCAGATAATTATCTAGAACCCTTTTTAAGTTGTGATGCGGGTTCGGCAACCGATGGCTGTACCAGTGGGGCCAGTTTTGCCTGGGGATCCTTTTTCTATAGCCCCGAAGCCAATCAACTCATTGATCAAAGCCGAACGGAAGCTGATCCAGACCGCCGTAATGCCCTCTTCCAGGCCTTGCAACAACTGAATGCGGAGCAGGTTGCTTTCATTCCGTTGTGGGAAAATAAAAATCACCTATTTGCCCAGGAGAACATTGAGGGTTTACAGCTAGAAGTAACCCAATCCTTTGCCTTCTCAACGCTTTCCAAGCAACCCACCCCATGA
- a CDS encoding TlyA family RNA methyltransferase produces the protein MSARKQRLDLLLVEQKLCNSRQQAQGLIRAGEVMVNNTVVDKPGTLIPMGAQLRVKQRSPYVSRGGEKLAHALKTFPIQVQDRICLDGGISTGGFTDCLLQNGAKQVYGIDVGYGQVDWTLRQDPRVILKERTNIRHLRPEQLYEPDQPQPDLGVLDLSFISLAKVLPAVWALLSPPRELIALVKPQFEVGRSQVGKHGVVKDAHAHQGAIAQVRQAAEDIGWHYQDVTPSPLLGPAGNQEFLLWLLAESLYCT, from the coding sequence ATGAGTGCCCGCAAGCAGCGTTTAGATCTGCTCTTAGTGGAACAAAAACTCTGTAATTCCCGCCAACAGGCCCAGGGATTGATCCGGGCGGGGGAAGTGATGGTCAATAATACGGTAGTCGATAAACCGGGAACCCTCATTCCCATGGGTGCTCAATTGCGGGTGAAACAGCGATCGCCCTACGTCTCCCGTGGTGGCGAAAAACTGGCCCATGCCCTGAAAACCTTTCCGATTCAGGTGCAGGATCGTATTTGCCTAGATGGGGGGATTTCCACCGGCGGCTTTACGGATTGTTTGCTTCAAAACGGTGCAAAGCAAGTCTATGGAATTGATGTGGGTTATGGCCAGGTGGATTGGACCTTACGCCAGGATCCGCGGGTAATTCTCAAAGAACGGACGAATATTCGCCATCTCCGTCCCGAGCAACTCTATGAGCCCGATCAACCCCAACCGGATTTAGGGGTATTGGATCTATCCTTTATCTCCCTGGCTAAGGTGTTGCCCGCAGTATGGGCCCTCCTAAGTCCGCCCAGAGAACTGATTGCCCTCGTGAAACCTCAATTTGAGGTGGGGCGATCGCAGGTAGGTAAACATGGTGTGGTTAAAGATGCCCACGCTCACCAAGGGGCGATCGCTCAGGTTCGTCAGGCGGCCGAAGACATTGGCTGGCATTACCAAGATGTGACCCCCTCTCCCCTACTGGGCCCCGCTGGCAATCAGGAATTTTTACTTTGGTTATTGGCGGAATCTTTGTATTGCACATAA
- a CDS encoding phage integrase N-terminal SAM-like domain-containing protein, with protein MHFKLKMLQAFTSHSYTTKLKECYTAYFSMESLPPDHPKRKLLDQVRDAIRLKHYSYRTEQSYVAWIRRYILFHNKRHPKDMGSLEVEAFLTHLAITENVAASTSKWFDIRTVQELLGHKDVKRLNKRQPCILFIKPLCAIQRFRQ; from the coding sequence ATGCACTTTAAGCTCAAAATGCTACAGGCCTTTACTTCTCACAGTTATACCACCAAATTGAAGGAGTGTTATACTGCATATTTTTCCATGGAGTCCTTGCCCCCAGATCATCCCAAGCGGAAACTCTTAGATCAAGTCCGCGATGCCATCAGACTCAAGCACTATAGCTACCGCACTGAACAAAGCTATGTAGCCTGGATTCGTCGCTATATCCTTTTTCATAACAAACGCCACCCCAAAGATATGGGGTCACTAGAGGTTGAGGCATTCCTTACCCATCTTGCAATTACAGAAAACGTTGCTGCATCTACTTCAAAATGGTTTGATATCCGTACTGTACAGGAATTGCTAGGTCATAAAGATGTAAAGAGGTTGAACAAACGACAGCCCTGTATTCTCTTTATTAAACCTTTATGTGCAATACAAAGATTCCGCCAATAA
- a CDS encoding toll/interleukin-1 receptor domain-containing protein, which yields MSRDAEFDIALSFAGENRSYVDQVANLLRDAGVKVFYDLFEEANLWGKNLYDYLTEIYKDKALFTIMFVSDHYGRKLWTNHERQAMQARAFQENQEYILPARFDNTQIPGILPTIGYVSLNNRDSSSFVEVILKKLVYSGRTVPSELIRKSLFSTSTIPKVDPINSKVIVRSTAGEPIYGASVIAIADNGTTKSASTDQEGVADLIIPTRRLYKLLVAHASYPGAVIESWDPHEDVEVQLFPAEKIGSVICESTCYINGLAGRLNPILDTSNRTYLYADNIAIDGGKQQPATFSNNVPFELEDCNGVIMQVRILYIQSRTSLIQYIKSMPDDCSQAAALGTDLNAMGYDSKCFAVR from the coding sequence ATGAGTAGAGATGCTGAGTTTGACATTGCGTTGTCATTTGCAGGAGAAAATCGTTCTTACGTCGATCAGGTCGCAAATCTATTAAGGGATGCAGGTGTAAAAGTTTTCTATGATCTTTTTGAAGAGGCAAACCTCTGGGGAAAGAATCTTTATGATTATTTGACAGAAATCTATAAAGATAAAGCGCTGTTCACAATTATGTTTGTTTCCGATCATTATGGTCGGAAGTTGTGGACAAACCATGAGCGTCAGGCAATGCAGGCACGTGCGTTTCAAGAGAACCAGGAATATATTTTGCCTGCTAGATTCGACAATACTCAAATTCCGGGAATTTTACCCACCATAGGTTATGTATCTCTTAATAATCGCGATTCAAGTTCATTTGTGGAAGTGATTCTGAAAAAGCTTGTTTATAGTGGTCGAACTGTCCCATCCGAATTGATTCGCAAGTCTCTTTTTTCAACCTCCACTATTCCAAAGGTTGATCCAATTAACTCAAAAGTCATAGTAAGGTCTACTGCTGGTGAGCCGATCTATGGTGCTAGCGTAATTGCGATTGCTGATAATGGCACCACAAAATCTGCATCAACTGATCAAGAAGGTGTTGCGGATTTAATTATTCCCACCCGCAGACTATACAAGCTTCTAGTAGCTCACGCATCTTATCCTGGAGCCGTTATCGAATCCTGGGATCCTCATGAAGACGTTGAAGTTCAGTTGTTTCCAGCAGAAAAGATAGGGTCAGTTATTTGTGAATCTACCTGTTATATAAATGGACTGGCAGGAAGATTAAATCCTATTCTTGATACCAGTAATCGTACTTATCTTTATGCAGACAATATCGCCATTGATGGTGGCAAGCAACAACCAGCTACGTTTAGCAATAATGTTCCTTTTGAGTTGGAAGACTGTAATGGTGTAATTATGCAGGTTCGTATTTTATATATTCAGAGCCGCACGTCCTTAATTCAATACATTAAGTCTATGCCTGACGACTGCTCACAAGCGGCTGCACTCGGAACAGATTTGAACGCTATGGGTTATGATTCAAAGTGTTTTGCCGTCCGGTGA
- a CDS encoding DUF3368 domain-containing protein, with translation MQKIYERILILHAVYGELLDDRAGKTVVTAVQSATWLEVHSVQNQQLVAELRTCVNIGEAEAIALAVEVGASRLLIDERLGRQAAKDLGLNITGILGILLLAKRQNLIEAVKPIMDDLISQANFRISVQLYADVLSEADE, from the coding sequence ATGCAAAAAATCTATGAAAGGATTCTGATTCTACATGCAGTATATGGAGAATTATTAGATGATAGAGCGGGAAAAACTGTGGTTACAGCAGTTCAATCAGCAACTTGGCTAGAAGTTCATTCAGTTCAGAATCAACAATTGGTTGCCGAGTTAAGAACTTGCGTTAATATTGGTGAGGCGGAAGCAATTGCACTTGCTGTTGAAGTAGGAGCAAGCCGATTGTTGATTGACGAGCGACTGGGTAGACAAGCTGCAAAAGATTTGGGTCTAAATATTACAGGCATCCTGGGAATTCTACTGTTAGCGAAACGCCAAAATTTAATTGAAGCAGTTAAACCCATAATGGACGATTTGATAAGTCAAGCAAATTTCCGAATCAGCGTCCAACTTTATGCAGATGTTTTGAGTGAAGCAGATGAGTAA
- a CDS encoding UPF0175 family protein translates to MSLVISDDLVRASGFSEGELFLEIVFMLFRQDKISLGKASELVGLHRMEFQKLLADRGISVHYDVAEFQDDLNTL, encoded by the coding sequence ATGAGTTTGGTGATTTCCGACGACCTAGTAAGAGCTAGTGGATTCTCAGAGGGCGAGCTATTTCTGGAAATTGTGTTTATGCTGTTCCGGCAAGACAAAATTAGCTTGGGAAAAGCGAGTGAGTTAGTAGGGCTGCATCGGATGGAGTTTCAAAAACTATTGGCAGATCGAGGCATCTCTGTACATTATGATGTTGCTGAGTTTCAAGATGATCTCAACACTCTATAG